AGGCAGCCGACCTGGGCATCGAGTCCGCTCCCCTGGAGCGGCTGCGCGGCCATCTGCTGTCCACGTCCATCGGCCCCTCGTCCCGTATGCACGGCGTCGAGGTCGGCGAGCTACGGATGCCCGCGGGCGCCGCGGTCACCCTCATCGTCCGGGACGGCTCCAGCTTCGTGCCGTCGCCCTCGACGGTGCTGCGGCGCGGTGACGAACTGCTGGTGGTCGCCACCGACCCGGTGCGCGACGCGGCCGAACGGCGGCTCCAGGCCGTCTCGCAGGGCGGCAAGCTGGCCGGCTGGCTGGGCACGGACGGCTCCTCGGGGCGGCGCAGGCACGGCCCCCGCTGACGTCCGGCGGAACCGGCGTAGAGCCGGAAATGTGGTGCAGATCTCCACGGATACCAAGGAAAATGTGCGTGGAGCCCTGGCTAATCCCAGGGCTTCGCGCACAGCGGCCTGTAGTATGAAGACGCAACATCGACGAACCAACTCTGCCTGATGCAGAGCTGGCGCGACCGCTCGGCGGCCGCGGTCCCCTGCCACACGCAGCCACCCTCCCGGTGCGGACCACGCGGTATCACTCGGTCCTGCGCGAGAGGACAGCTCTCGGCGCGTACCCGTGACGACCTCGCGGGTGGCGCGCTACCAGGCGGCAGAAAGGCCCGGCCGTGGCATCCGCGGTCAAGGACTCCCGTACCGGTTACGGCTCACTGCTCCGCACCCCTGGTGCATGGACATTCCTGCTGCCCGGCTTTCTGGCCCGGCAGCCCTTCGCCATGCTGACGATCGGCATCGTGCTGCTCGTCGAATCCACCACCGGCTCGTACGGCACCGCAGGCGCGGTGTCCGCCGCCACCGGTGTCTCGATGGCCCTGTTCGCCCCGCAGGGCGGCAAGCTCGCCGACCGCTTCGGCCAGCGCGCGGTGCTGATCCCCGGCGTACTGGTGCACGTCGCCGGCGTCTGTGCACTGATCACCCTCGCTCTCACCCACGCGCCCCTGTGGGCGCTGTTCGCGGTGGCCGTCCCCACGGGCGCCTCGACCCCTCAGGTCGGCCCGATGGTGCGGGCCCGCTGGGCCTCCCGGCTCGGCGGCAGCCCGCTGATGCCGACGGCCGCCGCCTTCGAGTCGGTGACCGACGAGTTCACCTTCGTCGTCGGCCCGGTGCTGGCGACAGCGCTGTGCACCGGCATCCACCCGGCGGCCGGACTGGTCGCCGAGGCCGCGCTGACGCTGGCCGGCGGGCTGCTGTTCGCCTCCCAGCGGCGCAGCCAGCCGCCGGTGCACCGGCACCGGGCCGGCGACCGGCCGCGCGTCTCGGCGGTGTCGGTGCCCGGCGTACGCGTCCTGATCGTGGCGTTCCTCGGCATCGGCGCCGTCTTCGGCGGTATGCAGGTCTCGCTGACCGCGTTCACCCAGCACATCGGGCAGCCCGGCATCAACGGCGTGCTCTACGGGATCTTCGCGGGCGGCAACATGCTCGCCGGTATCGCGTGCGGCCTCATCGCCTGGAAGGTCGGCCCGCGGCGCCGGCTGCTGGTCGCCTACGGGCTGCTGGCGCTGGCGACCACCCCGTTGTGGGCGGTCACCGCGGTGCCGCTGCTCGGCGCGGTCGGACTGGTCGTCGGCCTGTGCATCGCCCCGGCCCTGATCACCGGCTACACCCTCGTGGAGTCGCTGGTGCCGGCCGCCGCCCGCACCGAGGCCTTCACCTGGCTGACCGGCGCGGTCGCGCTGGGCCAGGCGGCCGCGGCCACCTCGGCCGGCCAGCTCGCCGACCGCTTCGGGCCGAGCACCGGGTTCCTGGTGCCGCTGGCCGGTACGGCGCTGGCCCTGACGGTGCTGCTGGCGCTCCGCGCCCACCTGCTGCCGCGCTCCTCGACGAGGACCGCCGCGGGCCCCGCGCACAGCACGGATGCCCAGGTCCCGGCCGTTTCCGACGACCGCGAGCGGGAGCTGGCGCGCACCTGACGGGACGTGGAGTCGGTCACCGTGGGCCGGTCACGGTGGACTGTCGGCCGGGAATACTGCAAGATGGAGCGTCGTTAGCACTCATCGAGTGAGAGTGCCAGGAGGAAGACAAGTGCCGACCTACCAGTACCAGTGCACCGCGTGTGGCGAGGGCCTCGAGGCGGTGCAGAAGTTCACCGACGATGCGCTCACGGAGTGCCCCGCCTGCGACGGACGCCTCAAGAAGGTGTTCTCCGCGGTCGGCATCGTCTTCAAGGGATCCGGCTTCTACCGCAACGACAGCCGCGGCTCGTCGTCGAGCAGCAGTCCCGCGAAGAACCCCTCCGCGGCGGGCAGCACGTCCTCCTCGGACACGTCGGGCTCCTCGTCCGGCAGCTCGGACACCAAGTCCTCGGCCCCGGCCGCCTCGTCGTCCTCCGGCAGCTCCTCGGGCACCAGCTCCGCGGCCTGACCCACAGCTCTTCGGACCCCGCCGTCACCGACGGCGGGGTCCGCTGTCTTACGGCTTCCTTTCGCCTCCGCCACCCGCCCGCCCCGGGCCGCCGCGCCCCGATAGTGTGACCGGCATGGCTGACGCGGAGATTGGCGTTATCGGCGGATCGGGGTTCTACTCCTTCCTCGACGACGTGACCGAGATCACGGTGGACACCCCCTACGGAAGCCCCAGCGACTCGCTGTTCCTGGGACAGATCGCCGGCCGCCAGGTGGCGTTCCTGCCCCGGCACGGCCGCGGCCACCACCTCCCGCCGCACCGCATCAACTACCGCGCCAACCTGTGGGCGCTGCGCTCGCTCGGGGTGCGCCAGGTCCTCGCCCCGTGCGCGGTCGGCGGCCTGCGGGCCGAATACGGCCCCGGCACGCTCCTGGTCCCCGACCAGCTCGTCGACCGCACCAAGGCCCGCCCCCAGACCTACTTCGACGGCGAACCGCTCCCCGACGGGAAGACCCCCAACGTCGTCCACCTGACCTTCGCCGACCCGTACTGCCCCACCGGACGGCAGGCCGCCCTCACGGCCGCCCGTGGCCGGGACTGGGAGCCGGTCGACGGCGGCACCCTCGTCGTGATCGAAGGCCCCCGCTTCTCGACCCGCGCCGAGTCGCGCTGGCACGCCGCACAGGGCTGGTCGGTGGTCGGTATGACCGGCCACCCCGAAGCCGTGCTGGCCCGCGAACTGAGCCTGTGCTACACGTCATTGGCGCTGGTCACCGACCTGGACGCGGGCACCGAGACCGGCGACGGCGTCTCCCACGAGGAAGTCTTCAGGGTCTTCGCCGAGAACGTCGGCCGACTGCGCGAGGTCCTGTTCGACGCGGTCTCCGGCCTCCCTGACAACGCCGCCCGCAACTGCCTGTGCACCGAGGTGCACACCGGCTGGGACCTGGGCATCGACCTGCCGTAGCGCCCCGGACGCCGCGACGGACGGCCCGGCCTCCCTCTCCCGGGTGGCCGGGTTGTCCCCAGGGGCGGGGTCGTCCACAGCCCGGAGCGGGCCGGTGCGGATTCCGGCACGGTGGTGATCGCCGGTTCGTCCGAACCCCTCACCACAGGCGGTGCCCACCATGCCCCGTGCCTCTTCCCCGCCCCCTCACCACACCGACCCCGCCTTCCTCTCCCCGCCGCTCCCTGCTCCCCCGCCCTGTGAAGTGCCGCACTTCCCTCCCGTACGGGCCGGTGGCGGCCGGCGCCGGGGAGGACGGAGTGCGCAGCGGCGGCTGCTGGCCGCGGGACTGGCGACGGCCGCCGCAGTACTGGCCGGCGGAGCGTCGTACGGTGCCGTACGAGCCGCACCCGCCCCCGGCTGTCCGTCGGCTGCGGCGGCGGGAGGGCGGTGACCGGTGCCCCGAGATCAAGTGGTCGACGACTGGACACCTCCGCCCCGCCCTGCCGTAAGTTGCGGTGCTGAGTGTTTGTGCACCATCCGTAGTGAGCGTGGAAAGAGGCTGTCAGGTGAGCGAGAGCAAGGGCGTCCTTCAGGGGTTCAAGGAATTCCTGATGCGCGGCAACGTCATCGAACTCGCGGTCGCGGTCGTGGTCGGTGCTGCCTTCACGAACATCGTGAACGCCGTGGTCAAGGGCGTGATCAACCCGATCATCGGCGCCCTGGGCTCGCAGAACCTCGACAACTACAAGGCCTGCCTGACCGTCTGCCACACGGACAAGAAGACGGGCGAATTCACCGACGGCATCTACATCCTGTGGGGCTCGGTGCTCAGCGCCGCCCTGACGTTCCTGATCACCGCCGCGGTCGTGTACTTCCTCATGATCCTTCCGATCACCAAGTGGAAGGAGCGCCAGGCAGCCAAGAGGGGAGCCGACGACATCCCCGTGAACCCGACCGAGGTCGAGCTGCTCATCGAGATCCGCGATGCGCTGC
This Streptomyces decoyicus DNA region includes the following protein-coding sequences:
- a CDS encoding MFS transporter, with protein sequence MASAVKDSRTGYGSLLRTPGAWTFLLPGFLARQPFAMLTIGIVLLVESTTGSYGTAGAVSAATGVSMALFAPQGGKLADRFGQRAVLIPGVLVHVAGVCALITLALTHAPLWALFAVAVPTGASTPQVGPMVRARWASRLGGSPLMPTAAAFESVTDEFTFVVGPVLATALCTGIHPAAGLVAEAALTLAGGLLFASQRRSQPPVHRHRAGDRPRVSAVSVPGVRVLIVAFLGIGAVFGGMQVSLTAFTQHIGQPGINGVLYGIFAGGNMLAGIACGLIAWKVGPRRRLLVAYGLLALATTPLWAVTAVPLLGAVGLVVGLCIAPALITGYTLVESLVPAAARTEAFTWLTGAVALGQAAAATSAGQLADRFGPSTGFLVPLAGTALALTVLLALRAHLLPRSSTRTAAGPAHSTDAQVPAVSDDRERELART
- a CDS encoding FmdB family zinc ribbon protein, producing MPTYQYQCTACGEGLEAVQKFTDDALTECPACDGRLKKVFSAVGIVFKGSGFYRNDSRGSSSSSSPAKNPSAAGSTSSSDTSGSSSGSSDTKSSAPAASSSSGSSSGTSSAA
- a CDS encoding S-methyl-5'-thioadenosine phosphorylase, with the translated sequence MADAEIGVIGGSGFYSFLDDVTEITVDTPYGSPSDSLFLGQIAGRQVAFLPRHGRGHHLPPHRINYRANLWALRSLGVRQVLAPCAVGGLRAEYGPGTLLVPDQLVDRTKARPQTYFDGEPLPDGKTPNVVHLTFADPYCPTGRQAALTAARGRDWEPVDGGTLVVIEGPRFSTRAESRWHAAQGWSVVGMTGHPEAVLARELSLCYTSLALVTDLDAGTETGDGVSHEEVFRVFAENVGRLREVLFDAVSGLPDNAARNCLCTEVHTGWDLGIDLP
- the mscL gene encoding large conductance mechanosensitive channel protein MscL, which produces MSESKGVLQGFKEFLMRGNVIELAVAVVVGAAFTNIVNAVVKGVINPIIGALGSQNLDNYKACLTVCHTDKKTGEFTDGIYILWGSVLSAALTFLITAAVVYFLMILPITKWKERQAAKRGADDIPVNPTEVELLIEIRDALLAQRTGPPSDPSATAGIIGAQKTQQ